A region from the Armatimonadota bacterium genome encodes:
- a CDS encoding efflux RND transporter periplasmic adaptor subunit: MPRRLRIIVPLAVVAALLAWVVVRSIRPSRQPDEMVAASGTIEALQVSAASKVPGRIERIHVAEGDTVRTGLPLVTIDGRELRAQIDQARAAIDAARARVAQAEAALVLQQRQVAAQIAQAEAALEGAQSRMRQAAEARALTSSQAALQVRQAEAAQAAATQHVRAARAARDRATQDLRRMEALFRDGAVSAQQLDAARSAASAAQAQYDAAVEMAAQAEAALRLARDNLRQVRLREEEVAAARAQAEQAQASLRLARAGEELIAQRRADLAAARAQLRQAEASLRYLLVQQQNLIVTSPLDGVVVAKLASEGEIVGAGAPILTLADLRKVWVRLYIPLPRLGAIALGQRAEVTTDALPGRTFPGTVTEIAQQAEFTPSNVQTREERIKLVFAVKVTLANPDGLLKPGMPADAVIILR; the protein is encoded by the coding sequence ATGCCCCGTCGCCTCCGGATCATCGTCCCGCTGGCGGTCGTCGCCGCGCTGCTGGCCTGGGTCGTCGTGCGGTCCATCCGCCCGTCGCGCCAGCCCGACGAGATGGTGGCGGCGTCAGGGACGATCGAGGCCCTGCAGGTCAGCGCGGCGAGCAAGGTCCCGGGGCGCATCGAGCGGATCCACGTCGCGGAAGGCGACACGGTGCGGACGGGCCTGCCGCTGGTGACGATCGACGGACGGGAGTTGCGGGCCCAGATCGACCAGGCCCGGGCCGCGATCGACGCCGCGCGGGCGCGTGTCGCCCAGGCCGAGGCGGCGCTGGTCCTGCAGCAGCGGCAGGTGGCGGCGCAGATCGCGCAGGCCGAAGCGGCGCTGGAAGGCGCGCAGTCGCGCATGCGTCAGGCCGCCGAAGCGCGCGCCCTCACCTCCTCCCAGGCCGCGTTGCAGGTCCGGCAGGCGGAGGCGGCGCAGGCCGCGGCCACCCAGCATGTGCGGGCCGCCCGCGCCGCCCGGGACCGGGCCACCCAGGACCTCCGCCGGATGGAAGCGTTGTTCAGGGACGGGGCGGTGAGCGCGCAGCAGCTCGACGCCGCCCGCTCCGCGGCCAGCGCGGCCCAGGCCCAGTACGATGCGGCGGTGGAGATGGCCGCCCAGGCCGAGGCGGCGCTGCGTCTGGCCCGGGACAACCTCCGTCAGGTGCGGCTGCGGGAGGAGGAGGTGGCCGCGGCGCGGGCCCAGGCCGAGCAGGCCCAGGCCAGCCTGCGGCTCGCCCGGGCCGGAGAAGAGCTGATCGCCCAGCGCCGGGCGGATCTGGCCGCGGCCCGGGCCCAGCTGCGTCAGGCCGAGGCCAGTCTGCGCTACCTCCTGGTGCAGCAGCAGAACCTGATCGTCACCTCGCCGCTGGACGGTGTCGTCGTGGCGAAGTTGGCCAGCGAGGGGGAAATCGTCGGCGCGGGCGCCCCCATCCTCACGCTGGCCGATCTCCGGAAGGTGTGGGTGCGCCTGTACATTCCGCTGCCGCGGCTCGGTGCGATCGCCCTCGGTCAGCGCGCCGAGGTCACCACCGACGCGCTGCCCGGCCGGACCTTCCCGGGGACCGTGACCGAGATCGCGCAGCAGGCCGAGTTCACCCCCAGCAACGTCCAGACGCGCGAGGAGCGCATCAAACTGGTCTTTGCGGTGAAAGTGACATTGGCCAATCCCGATGGTCTGCTCAAGCCCGGGATGCCTGCCGACGCCGTCATCATCCTGCGCTGA
- a CDS encoding ABC transporter ATP-binding protein, with product MIVVEHLTKRFGAVAAVDDVSFQVRRGEIFGLLGPDGAGKTTLFRMLAAVVEPTAGTAGIAGADIRLDPEGVKARVGYMPQTFALYGDLTVLENLRFVAEVFGVPRKEIGPRLERLLQFSRLEPFTGRRAEHLSGGMKQKLSLAATLLHEPEVLLLDEPTTGVDPVSRREFWQILLELNRRGKTVVAATPYMDEAERCHRVALMHRGRILSVDPPQTMRARFPGAVIEVVASPRREALAALRRMAGVRQATVFGEAVHVVVPADTAAGAIASALEAAGLRVQRLRRIEPSLEDVFVSLLGRSA from the coding sequence GTGATCGTCGTCGAGCACCTCACCAAACGCTTCGGCGCCGTCGCTGCCGTGGACGATGTGTCCTTCCAGGTCCGCCGGGGGGAGATCTTCGGGCTGCTGGGCCCCGACGGGGCGGGGAAGACCACCTTGTTCCGGATGCTGGCCGCGGTGGTGGAACCCACCGCCGGCACCGCAGGGATTGCCGGGGCGGACATCCGCCTCGACCCTGAGGGCGTCAAAGCCCGCGTGGGCTATATGCCGCAGACCTTCGCCCTCTACGGGGATCTGACCGTGCTGGAGAACCTGCGCTTCGTGGCCGAGGTCTTCGGCGTGCCCCGGAAGGAGATCGGCCCACGGCTGGAACGACTGTTGCAGTTCAGCCGGCTGGAGCCCTTCACGGGCCGCCGGGCCGAACACCTCAGCGGCGGGATGAAGCAGAAGTTGAGCCTGGCCGCCACGCTTCTGCACGAGCCGGAGGTGCTGCTGCTCGATGAGCCGACGACCGGAGTCGATCCGGTGAGCCGGCGCGAATTCTGGCAGATCCTGCTGGAGTTGAACCGTCGGGGCAAGACGGTCGTCGCCGCCACGCCCTACATGGACGAAGCCGAGCGCTGCCATCGCGTGGCCCTGATGCACCGGGGACGGATCCTGTCGGTGGATCCTCCGCAGACGATGCGGGCGCGGTTCCCCGGGGCGGTGATCGAGGTCGTCGCCTCCCCGCGGCGGGAGGCGCTGGCCGCGCTGCGCCGGATGGCGGGCGTCCGGCAGGCCACCGTCTTCGGCGAGGCGGTGCACGTCGTCGTCCCCGCCGACACCGCCGCAGGCGCGATCGCCTCCGCCCTGGAGGCCGCTGGCCTGCGGGTGCAGCGCCTCCGGCGCATCGAACCCTCCCTCGAGGACGTCTTCGTCTCGCTGCTGGGGCGGTCGGCATGA
- a CDS encoding ABC transporter ATP-binding protein, whose protein sequence is MSPLGEAVRAEGLTKRFGDFVAVDGIDLSIQRGEIFGFLGPNGAGKTTTIRMLCGLMAPTSGRVEVLGLDPAREGEILRARLGYMSQRSSLYNDLTVEELLDFYGRVYGLPDDERRRKVAGWIQRAALTGQERRLVGTLSGGWRQRLALGCAILHRPELLLLDEPTSGTDPVQRREFWELIYRFAEEGTTVLVTTHYMDEAEHCGRLAFIHAGRIVARGTPEAIKRAAGLPTLEDVFVALIGGREDANA, encoded by the coding sequence ATGAGTCCCCTGGGAGAGGCCGTCAGGGCGGAAGGACTGACGAAGCGCTTCGGCGACTTCGTCGCGGTGGACGGCATCGACCTCTCCATCCAGCGGGGCGAGATCTTCGGCTTTCTCGGCCCCAACGGCGCGGGGAAGACGACGACCATCCGGATGTTGTGTGGGCTCATGGCCCCGACCTCCGGCCGGGTCGAAGTGCTTGGCCTGGACCCGGCCCGCGAAGGGGAGATCCTCCGCGCGCGACTGGGGTACATGAGCCAGCGCAGCAGCCTCTACAACGACCTCACCGTGGAGGAGCTGCTGGACTTCTACGGGCGGGTCTACGGCCTGCCGGACGACGAACGGCGGCGGAAGGTGGCGGGCTGGATCCAGCGGGCCGCCCTCACCGGGCAGGAGCGCCGGCTGGTCGGGACGCTGTCCGGAGGCTGGCGCCAGCGACTGGCCCTGGGCTGCGCCATCCTCCACCGCCCGGAGCTGCTGCTCCTCGATGAACCGACCTCCGGCACCGACCCGGTGCAGCGCCGCGAGTTCTGGGAACTCATCTACCGCTTCGCCGAGGAGGGCACCACGGTGCTGGTCACCACGCACTACATGGACGAGGCGGAGCACTGCGGGCGGCTGGCCTTCATCCACGCCGGACGGATCGTCGCCCGGGGAACACCGGAGGCGATCAAGCGGGCGGCGGGGCTGCCGACCCTTGAGGACGTGTTCGTGGCCCTGATCGGCGGCAGAGAGGACGCCAATGCGTAG
- a CDS encoding ABC transporter permease: MRRRLGAIILKEFVQLMRDPRTLAMALLMPVIQLLLFGYAITTQVEHLPTIVVDRSQSQESRLLLERFVNSRYFDIRARARDEDEIARAIDRGAMRVGIVIPPDFASALQAGRPAQVQVIVDASDPLVANSALSTARAIGQTASLEIAARQLRRAGAPGRGLPVEMRIRAWYNPDLRSVNFMVPGLLAVILSMLTLMLTAIAIVRERELGTLEQLVATPIRKIELMLGKILPYAVLGYVDMTLALLIGAYWFRVPIRGSLALLYGLTLVFYLATLGQGILVSTVSRTQRQAMQAAFFIFLPTILLSGFMFPREGMPAVIQWIGYAIPLTYFLTIVRGIILKGVGLAELAVQIIPLAALGLAFFGLSVARFQKRLE; this comes from the coding sequence ATGCGTAGGCGGCTGGGGGCGATCATCCTCAAAGAGTTTGTCCAGCTGATGCGCGATCCGCGCACGCTGGCCATGGCCCTGCTCATGCCCGTCATCCAGCTGCTGCTCTTCGGCTACGCCATCACCACCCAGGTGGAGCACCTGCCGACCATCGTCGTCGACCGGTCGCAGAGCCAGGAGAGCCGGCTTCTGCTGGAGCGGTTCGTGAACTCGCGGTACTTCGACATCCGGGCCCGAGCCCGGGACGAGGACGAGATCGCACGGGCCATCGACCGCGGGGCGATGCGCGTGGGGATCGTCATTCCCCCCGACTTCGCCAGCGCGCTGCAGGCCGGGCGGCCGGCGCAGGTGCAGGTGATTGTGGACGCCTCCGACCCCCTGGTGGCCAACAGCGCCCTCTCCACGGCCCGGGCCATCGGACAGACCGCCTCCCTGGAGATCGCCGCCCGCCAGCTCCGCCGCGCGGGCGCTCCGGGACGCGGCCTGCCGGTGGAGATGCGCATCCGGGCCTGGTACAATCCCGACCTGCGCAGCGTCAACTTTATGGTGCCGGGGTTGCTCGCGGTCATCCTGAGCATGCTGACGCTGATGCTCACGGCCATCGCCATCGTGCGCGAACGGGAACTGGGGACCCTGGAGCAGCTGGTGGCCACGCCGATCCGCAAGATCGAACTGATGCTGGGCAAGATCCTGCCCTATGCGGTGCTGGGCTATGTGGACATGACGCTGGCCCTGCTCATCGGTGCCTACTGGTTCCGGGTGCCGATCCGCGGCAGCCTGGCGCTGCTCTACGGGCTGACCCTGGTCTTCTATCTGGCCACGCTGGGGCAGGGGATCCTCGTCTCCACGGTCTCCCGCACGCAGCGGCAGGCGATGCAGGCGGCGTTTTTCATCTTCCTGCCCACGATCCTGCTCTCTGGGTTCATGTTTCCGCGCGAGGGGATGCCCGCGGTGATCCAATGGATCGGGTACGCCATCCCGTTGACCTATTTCCTGACCATCGTCCGGGGCATCATCCTCAAGGGCGTGGGGCTGGCCGAGCTGGCCGTGCAGATCATCCCCCTGGCCGCCCTCGGGCTGGCCTTCTTCGGCCTCAGCGTGGCCCGCTTCCAGAAGCGGCTAGAATAA
- a CDS encoding HAD family hydrolase gives MPALRAVCFDLDGTLLDSLASHHTVYRKVFADLGLPLPDQEYARHYSPNWYIFYERMGVPRDRWAEADRLWLRHYAEEAPRPRDGADEILAAVRASGCRLGLVTSGDRSRVERDIGRAGWGTAFDVVVCGGDVAERKPLPAPLRQALAVLGVAPAVSLYVGDTVEDVMMGKAAGTLTAAVLGGFADREVLQAAAPDYLLESLQELAVLVR, from the coding sequence ATGCCCGCGCTTCGCGCCGTCTGCTTCGACCTGGACGGGACCCTGCTCGATTCCCTCGCCTCGCACCACACGGTCTACCGCAAGGTCTTCGCCGACCTGGGGCTGCCCTTGCCCGACCAGGAGTACGCCCGTCACTATTCCCCGAACTGGTACATCTTCTACGAGCGGATGGGCGTGCCGCGCGACCGATGGGCGGAGGCCGACCGCCTGTGGCTGCGGCACTATGCGGAGGAGGCGCCGCGTCCCCGCGACGGCGCCGACGAGATCCTCGCCGCCGTGCGCGCCTCGGGATGCCGGCTCGGTCTGGTGACCTCCGGCGACCGCTCCCGCGTGGAACGCGACATCGGGCGTGCGGGGTGGGGGACGGCCTTCGATGTCGTCGTCTGCGGCGGCGACGTCGCGGAGCGGAAACCCCTGCCGGCTCCGCTGCGCCAGGCGCTGGCCGTGCTGGGTGTGGCGCCCGCGGTCTCCCTGTATGTCGGCGACACCGTGGAGGACGTCATGATGGGGAAGGCCGCCGGCACGCTCACCGCCGCGGTCCTGGGCGGATTCGCCGACCGGGAGGTCCTCCAGGCGG